Proteins from one Paenibacillus amylolyticus genomic window:
- a CDS encoding AraC family transcriptional regulator, translating to MADQSSAKEDSLTSSLEKTQEPPSVKSGALSYSVASNPVYYEQGALHVLFAGASQTLPGHALGPKLFDYYLLHYVEKGAGTFRTELHTYELSAGDCFLIHPGQLVSYQSHARNPWQYRWIAFTGSQAAQHVEEAGFRPEKSVFHAGPSCGISDWLSVMQNAFAERKESSHFASLGTLYMILAEAQNHLSQGQTLIPGESSIRRTVKQMIQYMSTQYAYPVSIEQMSASLGYNRAYLSRIFKQETGLSPVTYLLKLRIDKSRQLLRERPDLSIEQVSASVGLPDALYFSKQFKRFHGEAPSLYREKILARPGHQGLQKNAQANKR from the coding sequence ATGGCAGATCAATCCAGCGCCAAGGAAGACTCTCTTACATCCAGTTTAGAAAAAACACAGGAACCACCTTCCGTTAAAAGCGGAGCACTCAGTTATTCGGTCGCCTCCAATCCCGTCTACTATGAACAAGGGGCACTGCATGTCCTGTTTGCCGGCGCAAGCCAGACCCTACCAGGTCACGCCCTTGGACCTAAATTGTTTGATTATTACCTGTTGCATTATGTAGAAAAAGGGGCAGGTACGTTCCGTACCGAACTGCATACCTACGAGTTATCCGCAGGTGATTGTTTCCTCATTCATCCCGGTCAACTGGTAAGCTACCAGTCTCATGCCCGCAACCCATGGCAATATCGCTGGATTGCCTTTACAGGCAGCCAGGCTGCACAGCATGTCGAGGAGGCGGGGTTTCGCCCGGAGAAGTCCGTTTTTCATGCCGGGCCCTCGTGCGGAATATCCGATTGGTTATCCGTAATGCAGAATGCTTTTGCCGAGCGTAAAGAAAGCTCCCATTTCGCATCACTGGGTACGTTATATATGATTCTAGCTGAAGCACAGAATCACCTTTCGCAGGGCCAAACCTTAATACCAGGTGAATCCTCCATCCGACGGACCGTGAAACAGATGATTCAATATATGTCCACCCAATATGCCTATCCGGTCTCCATTGAACAAATGTCTGCAAGTCTCGGCTACAACCGTGCGTATCTATCTCGTATTTTCAAACAGGAAACCGGACTTTCGCCAGTTACTTATCTGCTCAAACTGCGGATCGACAAGTCGCGTCAACTCCTCAGAGAACGCCCGGATCTGTCTATCGAACAGGTATCTGCATCGGTCGGACTGCCAGACGCGCTGTATTTCTCCAAACAGTTCAAACGATTTCACGGGGAAGCACCAAGCCTGTATCGAGAGAAAATACTTGCCCGCCCGGGACATCAAGGGTTACAGAAGAATGCTCAAGCAAACAAACGGTAA
- the galE gene encoding UDP-glucose 4-epimerase GalE — protein MAILVTGGAGYIGSHTVAALLERGEEVVVLDNLQTGHREALLGGKLYEGDLRDKEILAKLFAENSIDAVIHFAANSLVGESMKDPVKYYDNNVFGTLCLLEAMNAANVRRIVFSSTAATYGEPEKVPIEESDRTEPTNVYGETKLMMERMMSWFDKVQDIKYVSLRYFNAAGAHASGKIGEDHQPESHLIPLVLQTALKQRPHIAVFGDDYATEDGTCIRDYIHVSDLADAHLRAVDYLRKGENSNVFNLGNGTGFSVKQVIETAKKVTGLDIPVVQEPRRAGDPAVLVASSAKARSVLGWNPKWTNLEDVIQSAWSWHQSRPDGYGKN, from the coding sequence ATGGCAATTTTGGTGACAGGTGGAGCAGGGTATATTGGGTCTCATACGGTAGCAGCGTTGTTGGAACGTGGGGAAGAGGTTGTTGTACTGGATAACTTGCAGACAGGGCATCGTGAAGCGTTGCTCGGCGGTAAGTTGTATGAAGGGGATCTGCGTGACAAAGAAATTCTGGCGAAGCTGTTCGCTGAGAATTCCATCGATGCGGTGATTCACTTTGCAGCAAACTCACTCGTTGGCGAAAGCATGAAAGACCCGGTTAAATATTATGACAACAACGTGTTCGGTACACTCTGTCTGCTGGAAGCGATGAACGCAGCGAATGTACGCCGCATCGTCTTCTCTTCTACGGCAGCTACCTATGGTGAGCCTGAGAAAGTGCCAATCGAAGAGAGCGATCGTACTGAGCCAACCAACGTATACGGTGAAACCAAGCTGATGATGGAGCGCATGATGTCATGGTTCGATAAAGTTCAGGATATCAAGTACGTGTCCCTGCGTTACTTCAATGCAGCTGGTGCTCATGCCAGCGGTAAAATTGGCGAAGATCACCAACCAGAGAGCCATTTGATTCCACTCGTACTGCAAACAGCATTGAAACAACGTCCGCATATCGCCGTATTTGGTGACGACTATGCAACAGAAGATGGAACATGTATCCGTGACTATATCCACGTGAGCGACTTGGCTGACGCACATCTGCGTGCAGTAGATTATCTTCGCAAAGGTGAGAACAGCAACGTGTTTAACCTGGGTAACGGCACAGGCTTCTCGGTAAAACAAGTCATCGAAACAGCTAAAAAAGTAACTGGCCTCGATATCCCGGTTGTACAGGAGCCACGTCGTGCAGGTGACCCGGCTGTTCTGGTAGCTTCATCTGCCAAAGCGAGATCCGTTCTGGGCTGGAATCCGAAATGGACCAATCTGGAAGATGTCATTCAAAGCGCTTGGAGCTGGCACCAATCACGTCCTGACGGCTACGGAAAAAACTAG
- a CDS encoding UDP-glucose--hexose-1-phosphate uridylyltransferase, whose product MSQTHIAAGATEWTPEQQEALHAIERLVAFALQKQLIEEADWDYSRNLLLEQFGFSEPYAGELDTTVPDGPQAMLDTLIDYGFTIGLIPENSDTFRDLLDAKIMGHLMARPSEVVRAFRHTEQTEGIEAATSQFYDLSINSNYIRMDRISKNVYWTQDTDYGDLEITINLSKPEKSPKEIAMAKLLPPPVYPKCQLCRENVGYAGRVNHPARQNLRVIPLELNNEPWLFQYSPYVYYNEHCIIFHHDHVPMKLTKDTLRRLLAFVGEYPHYFIGSNADLPIVGGSILTHDHFQGGRHTFAIQNAQPEAVFRHTDAPGLTLSLVKWPMSVMRLSSHDPAELLEAGNAVYEAWKVYSDSAVDIEAFSEVDGEQVPHNTVTPIVRRSADGGYEMDLVLRNNRTNDVHPEGIFHPHREMHHLKKENIGLIEVMGLAILPGRLKEELDSIADILAGDAKLAEAAKASDHVLNKHLGWAEELIERFGPHLDKEQAVAIVQQEVGLKFAEILEHAGVYKHDEAGRQAFRRFVSSMGYTE is encoded by the coding sequence ATGTCACAGACTCATATTGCAGCAGGTGCCACAGAATGGACACCGGAGCAGCAGGAAGCACTGCATGCCATTGAACGTCTGGTTGCATTTGCCTTGCAGAAACAATTAATCGAGGAAGCGGATTGGGACTACAGCCGCAACCTTCTGCTGGAACAATTCGGATTCTCGGAGCCGTATGCTGGCGAATTGGACACAACTGTGCCCGATGGTCCACAGGCTATGCTGGATACATTGATTGATTATGGATTTACCATTGGACTCATTCCTGAAAATAGCGATACGTTCCGTGATTTGCTGGATGCCAAAATCATGGGTCATCTCATGGCACGCCCATCCGAAGTGGTGCGTGCCTTCCGGCACACGGAGCAGACAGAAGGCATTGAGGCGGCGACTTCCCAATTCTATGACTTGTCGATTAACTCCAACTACATTCGGATGGACCGGATCTCGAAGAACGTATACTGGACACAGGACACGGACTATGGAGACTTGGAGATTACGATCAACCTGTCGAAACCGGAGAAAAGTCCCAAGGAAATTGCCATGGCGAAATTGCTTCCGCCACCGGTATATCCGAAATGCCAGTTGTGTCGTGAAAATGTAGGCTATGCTGGTCGGGTAAATCACCCGGCCCGCCAGAATTTGAGAGTCATTCCGCTGGAGCTCAACAATGAGCCCTGGTTGTTCCAGTACTCGCCATATGTGTACTACAACGAGCATTGCATCATTTTCCATCATGATCATGTGCCGATGAAACTGACCAAAGATACGCTTCGCAGACTGCTTGCCTTTGTCGGGGAGTACCCGCACTACTTTATCGGATCCAATGCGGATCTGCCGATCGTTGGCGGTTCTATCCTTACACATGACCATTTCCAGGGCGGACGTCATACGTTTGCGATTCAAAATGCGCAGCCAGAAGCGGTTTTCCGCCATACGGATGCACCTGGACTTACACTGAGTCTTGTAAAATGGCCGATGTCCGTGATGCGTCTGTCTTCGCACGATCCTGCAGAGCTGCTTGAAGCGGGTAACGCAGTATATGAAGCATGGAAGGTCTACAGTGATTCTGCTGTGGATATTGAAGCATTCAGTGAAGTAGACGGCGAGCAGGTACCGCACAATACGGTAACACCCATTGTTCGTCGGAGTGCAGACGGTGGTTATGAGATGGATCTCGTTTTGCGGAACAATCGCACAAATGATGTGCATCCTGAAGGGATTTTCCATCCACACCGGGAGATGCATCATCTCAAGAAAGAGAACATTGGTCTGATCGAAGTGATGGGACTTGCCATTCTGCCAGGTCGCTTGAAAGAAGAACTGGACAGCATCGCGGATATCCTCGCTGGAGATGCCAAGCTTGCTGAGGCAGCCAAAGCTTCTGATCATGTGTTGAACAAACATCTGGGCTGGGCTGAAGAATTGATTGAACGGTTCGGACCTCATCTCGATAAAGAACAAGCCGTTGCCATTGTACAACAGGAGGTTGGCTTGAAATTTGCAGAGATTCTGGAGCATGCAGGTGTCTACAAACATGATGAAGCAGGACGCCAAGCTTTCCGTCGTTTTGTGAGCAGCATGGGATACACTGAATAG
- a CDS encoding MSMEG_1061 family FMN-dependent PPOX-type flavoprotein, with protein sequence MEKQALDIPLITDPEELQGMVGEPHEHVRNKAISFVDSHVQNFLSKSPLFFLSTSDQDGKCDVSPRGDGAGFVKVYDTYRLVYPERPGNRRIDSLLNILSNPGIGMLFLIPGMNEVLRINGTASITKDEEFIASMGWSGKTIGAAVIVDVEECFIHCPRAFKQAGLWSSETWVAPEDLPSTSEMFRAHLEINGLL encoded by the coding sequence TTGGAAAAGCAGGCATTGGATATTCCGTTGATTACAGATCCTGAGGAACTGCAAGGCATGGTGGGTGAACCACATGAACATGTGCGTAACAAGGCAATCTCATTTGTGGATTCACATGTTCAGAACTTTTTATCCAAGTCACCATTATTTTTCCTCTCCACGTCAGATCAGGATGGGAAATGTGATGTGTCACCACGGGGCGATGGAGCGGGATTCGTAAAAGTGTATGATACATACCGGCTCGTCTATCCTGAACGCCCAGGCAATCGGCGAATCGATTCCTTGTTGAACATTTTGTCTAACCCAGGCATTGGAATGCTTTTTTTGATTCCGGGTATGAATGAAGTGCTGCGCATTAATGGTACAGCATCGATCACCAAGGATGAAGAATTTATCGCCAGTATGGGATGGAGTGGTAAAACGATTGGTGCAGCTGTCATCGTAGATGTGGAAGAGTGTTTTATCCATTGTCCGAGGGCATTCAAACAGGCTGGATTATGGTCATCAGAAACTTGGGTAGCACCTGAAGATTTGCCTTCCACGAGTGAGATGTTCCGAGCCCATTTGGAGATTAACGGGTTGTTATAA
- a CDS encoding iron-containing alcohol dehydrogenase, which yields MRSFQFYNPTRLIFGKGQLEALKTEVPKYGKRVLLVYGGGSIKRSGLYDQVIGLLKEAGAEVTELAGVEPNPRLSTVHKGVDLCKTNNIDLILAVGGGSVLDCSKAIAVGAKYDGDMWDFAQRKAVAQDALPLGTVLTMAATGSEMNSGSVITNQDTQEKLGWGSAYSFPAFSILDPVNTYTVPLDQTVYGMVDMMSHVLEHYFHLDENTPVQLGFCETILRTVMEAAPRLVEDLENYELRETILYCGTMALNGVLNMGLAGDWATHNIEHAVSAVYDIPHGGGLAILFPHWMKHNLDVNVDRFKRLAINVFEVNPEGKTDRQIAEEGIDALSKFWTSIGAPNRLADYDIDDSQIDVMADKAMLFGPFGNFKKLQREDVVSIYKASL from the coding sequence ATGAGATCTTTCCAATTTTATAATCCAACCCGTCTGATTTTCGGTAAAGGACAACTGGAAGCATTAAAGACAGAAGTACCGAAATACGGTAAACGGGTTCTGCTTGTATATGGTGGCGGCAGTATCAAACGCAGTGGGCTCTACGATCAAGTAATCGGACTGCTGAAGGAAGCTGGGGCAGAAGTGACTGAACTGGCTGGCGTGGAACCAAACCCGCGTCTTTCCACGGTGCATAAAGGGGTAGACCTTTGCAAAACGAATAACATTGACCTGATTCTGGCTGTAGGTGGCGGTAGCGTTCTGGACTGCTCCAAAGCTATTGCGGTAGGTGCCAAATATGATGGCGACATGTGGGATTTTGCTCAGCGCAAAGCTGTTGCACAGGACGCTCTTCCACTTGGTACGGTATTGACGATGGCAGCAACAGGTTCGGAGATGAACTCCGGTTCGGTTATTACGAATCAGGATACTCAGGAAAAATTGGGTTGGGGCAGTGCATACTCATTCCCTGCATTCTCTATCCTCGATCCGGTGAATACATACACTGTTCCACTGGACCAAACGGTATACGGTATGGTGGATATGATGTCCCACGTATTAGAGCATTACTTCCATCTGGATGAGAACACGCCGGTTCAACTCGGCTTCTGTGAGACGATTCTGCGTACCGTGATGGAAGCAGCCCCTCGTCTGGTTGAGGATCTGGAGAACTATGAACTGCGTGAAACGATTTTGTATTGCGGCACAATGGCATTGAATGGTGTGCTGAATATGGGTCTCGCTGGAGACTGGGCAACACATAATATCGAACATGCAGTATCCGCAGTGTATGATATCCCGCATGGTGGTGGACTTGCGATCTTGTTCCCGCACTGGATGAAACATAATCTGGATGTCAATGTGGATCGTTTCAAACGTCTTGCGATTAATGTCTTCGAGGTGAATCCTGAAGGCAAAACGGACAGACAGATTGCCGAGGAAGGTATCGATGCACTGAGCAAATTCTGGACATCCATTGGTGCCCCTAACCGTTTGGCTGATTACGATATCGATGATAGCCAGATCGATGTTATGGCTGATAAGGCCATGCTGTTTGGTCCATTCGGTAACTTCAAGAAACTGCAACGGGAAGATGTTGTATCCATCTACAAGGCTTCTCTGTAA
- a CDS encoding flotillin family protein, producing MNLDWDVLLIPAVVVGVILILGLAFWARYKTVGPDEAMIVTGSFLGSKNISDDDSGRKIKIVRGGGAFILPVFQQSEFISLLSHKLDVSTPEVYTEQGVPVIADGVAIIKVGGAVEDVATAAEQFIGKPVDALRSEAQEVLEGHLRAILGTMTVEEVYRNRDRFAQEVQGVAARDLKKMGLQIVSFTIKDVRDKQGYLDALGKPRIAAVKRDAEIAEAEAMRDARIQKANAEEQGQKAELLRDTNIAEAAKEKELKVATFKRDQDTAKAEADQAYHIHEARARQTVVEEEMKVELVRKEREIDLQAKEIIVREKQYDAEVKKKAEADRYAVEQAAEADKAKRMREADAVQYSIETHAKATAEQKRLEGQAMADAELAKGTADSEVIRLKGLAEAEAKEKLAEAFQKFGEAAVLDIIVKMLPELAGKIAEPISSIDKLTVVDTGKGEGAARVSNYVTELMATAPEMLKSVSGIDVEQLIKGLTKSQTPAPVAIQQSEAVTTPSIIDKIVERAGVDE from the coding sequence ATGAATTTAGATTGGGATGTATTGTTGATTCCGGCAGTTGTGGTTGGTGTGATTCTGATTCTGGGTTTGGCTTTCTGGGCGAGATACAAAACGGTTGGACCGGATGAGGCTATGATCGTTACGGGATCATTCCTGGGTAGCAAAAATATCTCTGATGATGATTCTGGCCGAAAAATTAAGATTGTTCGTGGTGGCGGTGCATTTATCCTGCCAGTATTCCAGCAATCCGAGTTTATCTCCTTGTTGTCCCACAAGCTGGATGTCTCCACACCTGAAGTGTATACGGAGCAAGGTGTTCCGGTTATTGCTGACGGGGTCGCTATAATCAAGGTGGGTGGCGCTGTAGAAGACGTTGCTACCGCAGCTGAGCAATTCATCGGTAAACCTGTGGATGCGCTGAGAAGCGAAGCACAGGAAGTACTGGAGGGGCATTTGCGGGCCATCCTCGGTACAATGACGGTGGAAGAAGTATATCGGAACCGGGATCGATTTGCACAAGAGGTTCAAGGCGTAGCTGCTAGAGATCTGAAGAAAATGGGTCTGCAAATTGTCTCATTCACCATCAAAGATGTTCGTGACAAACAAGGCTACCTGGATGCTCTCGGTAAACCTAGAATTGCGGCGGTGAAGCGTGATGCCGAGATTGCCGAAGCGGAAGCAATGCGTGATGCGCGTATTCAGAAGGCTAATGCGGAAGAGCAAGGTCAAAAAGCGGAGTTGCTGCGGGATACCAATATCGCCGAGGCAGCCAAAGAGAAAGAACTGAAAGTAGCCACGTTTAAGCGGGATCAGGATACAGCCAAAGCGGAAGCCGATCAGGCGTACCATATCCATGAAGCACGTGCCAGACAAACCGTAGTTGAAGAGGAAATGAAGGTTGAACTCGTTCGTAAGGAACGGGAAATCGACCTTCAGGCTAAGGAAATCATCGTACGTGAGAAGCAATATGACGCCGAAGTGAAGAAAAAGGCAGAAGCAGATCGTTATGCAGTAGAGCAGGCTGCCGAAGCGGACAAAGCAAAAAGAATGCGCGAAGCAGATGCAGTACAGTACTCCATTGAGACACATGCCAAAGCAACTGCTGAACAGAAGCGACTTGAAGGTCAGGCTATGGCGGATGCTGAACTTGCCAAAGGTACAGCGGACTCCGAAGTTATTCGTTTGAAGGGACTTGCAGAAGCAGAAGCGAAGGAGAAACTGGCCGAGGCGTTCCAGAAGTTTGGCGAAGCGGCTGTACTCGATATCATTGTCAAAATGCTGCCTGAACTGGCTGGCAAAATTGCAGAGCCAATTTCGTCTATTGATAAATTGACGGTGGTAGATACAGGCAAAGGTGAAGGTGCAGCGCGAGTGAGTAACTATGTTACCGAACTTATGGCGACAGCTCCAGAGATGCTCAAGAGTGTATCCGGCATCGATGTAGAGCAGCTGATTAAAGGTCTTACCAAGTCTCAAACACCTGCGCCCGTTGCCATTCAACAGAGTGAGGCTGTTACAACGCCTTCGATAATCGACAAGATTGTGGAACGAGCTGGAGTTGACGAGTAA
- a CDS encoding PRD domain-containing protein produces the protein MSSLHVDKALNNNVIIAQHPEHGEVVVIGKGIGFNRKPSDHIPLMAVEKMFILKNQQEQEQYKQLLPQVDEALIEIINEVITYIAERTDVPLNEHIHIALTDHISFALKRKEQGIIIQNPFLYETREIYPEEYRMADYAVRLIKERMGVDLGMDEIGFVALHIYSAMTNQNISQVREHSQLITDLVNLVSDQLDYSFETESLDYSRLLTHLRFALERVRRGDKVEELHKLDSLLKLEYPEMYSLAWKLTKVMEKRLNLPVYPAEVGYLTIHLQRLNQRKEEENT, from the coding sequence ATCAGCAGCCTGCATGTAGATAAAGCGCTAAATAATAATGTAATCATTGCACAGCATCCTGAACACGGGGAAGTCGTTGTTATTGGTAAAGGCATTGGCTTTAACCGAAAACCGAGTGACCACATTCCATTGATGGCTGTGGAGAAAATGTTCATCTTGAAAAACCAGCAGGAGCAAGAGCAGTACAAACAGCTTCTTCCACAGGTGGACGAAGCACTGATCGAGATTATTAACGAAGTTATTACTTATATTGCAGAGCGTACGGACGTTCCTCTGAATGAACATATCCATATTGCATTAACCGATCACATTTCTTTCGCGTTAAAACGCAAGGAGCAGGGCATTATCATACAAAATCCATTTTTATATGAAACCCGCGAGATTTATCCTGAAGAATATCGAATGGCAGATTACGCTGTTCGGCTGATCAAAGAGAGAATGGGCGTAGATTTGGGGATGGACGAGATTGGTTTTGTGGCACTTCATATTTATAGTGCAATGACCAATCAAAATATATCCCAGGTACGTGAACATTCACAATTGATCACGGATTTGGTGAACCTGGTGTCTGATCAACTCGATTATTCGTTTGAAACGGAATCGCTTGATTACTCTCGTTTGCTGACTCATCTTCGTTTCGCCCTTGAGCGTGTTCGCCGCGGCGATAAAGTGGAAGAACTTCATAAGCTGGATTCCCTGCTTAAGTTGGAGTACCCTGAAATGTACTCGCTTGCATGGAAACTGACCAAAGTGATGGAGAAAAGATTGAATCTGCCTGTGTATCCTGCGGAGGTAGGCTATTTGACCATTCATCTGCAAAGGCTGAATCAGCGGAAAGAAGAAGAGAATACATGA
- the ptsG gene encoding glucose-specific PTS transporter subunit IIBC — translation MFKKLFGVLQRVGKALMLPVAILPAAGLLLGIGNMLVNPDFLQYVTALDTPWVNSIATIMMNAGQIVFDNLALLFAVGVAVGLAGGEGVAGLAAIIGYLVMNVTLGTAVGVTPAMIGEVPGYASILGIPTLSTGVFGGIIIGIAAALCYNRFFKIELPSYLGFFAGKRFVPIITSVVSLLLGLLLVVIWPPIQNGLNAVSHFMVDTSPTLSAFIFGVVERSLIPFGLHHIFYSPFWFEFGEYVNKAGDVIRGDQQIFFNQLRDGVNLTAGTFQVGKFPFMMFGLPAAALAMYHEARPEHKKYVAGIMGSAALTSFLTGITEPLEFSFLFVAPILFAVHCIFAGLSFMTMQILGVKIGMTFSGGFIDFLIFGIIPNRTPWWDVIIVGLILAVIYYFGFRFIIRKFNLKTPGREDATPENESGGGSGSTDDLPHNILEAFGGKENIKHLDACITRLRIEVNEKSNVKKDRLKQLGASGVLEVGNNVQAIFGTRSDTIKSQMQDIIAGRTPAPTPVAAKPTPEEEKEQGEQGERIVAEDIVMPVNGELMDITNVPDPVFAEKMTGDGFAILPHDGTITSPVYGKVFNVFPSKHAVGIMSDGGKEVLVHIGVNTVKLKGQGFNVLVQEGDLVSAGQPIMEVDLEYVKANAPSIISPVIFTNLPEGSTVTLKKSGVLKVGDQPIIEIK, via the coding sequence ATGTTTAAAAAGCTTTTTGGTGTATTGCAACGAGTAGGTAAAGCGCTCATGTTACCTGTAGCCATTCTGCCAGCGGCAGGTTTGCTGCTCGGAATCGGTAACATGCTGGTTAATCCGGATTTCTTGCAATATGTAACGGCGCTCGACACCCCTTGGGTGAACTCGATCGCAACAATTATGATGAACGCTGGTCAGATCGTATTTGATAATCTGGCATTGCTGTTCGCCGTCGGTGTAGCCGTCGGTTTGGCAGGTGGCGAAGGGGTTGCAGGTCTCGCGGCCATCATCGGTTATCTGGTCATGAACGTCACACTGGGTACCGCGGTAGGGGTTACTCCCGCAATGATCGGTGAAGTTCCTGGCTATGCCAGCATTTTGGGTATCCCAACATTAAGCACAGGCGTGTTCGGAGGTATTATCATAGGTATTGCCGCCGCGCTGTGTTACAACCGATTCTTCAAGATCGAACTGCCGTCTTACCTGGGTTTCTTTGCAGGTAAACGATTCGTTCCGATTATCACTTCGGTTGTGTCCCTCTTGCTTGGGTTGCTTCTCGTGGTTATCTGGCCACCGATTCAAAATGGATTGAATGCTGTGTCTCACTTCATGGTAGATACAAGCCCGACATTGTCAGCATTCATCTTCGGAGTTGTAGAACGGTCACTAATTCCGTTTGGTCTTCACCATATTTTCTACTCCCCATTCTGGTTTGAGTTCGGTGAGTACGTGAATAAAGCTGGAGATGTCATTCGTGGTGACCAGCAAATCTTCTTCAATCAATTACGTGATGGTGTGAACCTCACAGCGGGAACATTCCAAGTCGGTAAATTCCCGTTCATGATGTTTGGTCTGCCAGCGGCCGCTCTTGCGATGTACCATGAAGCAAGACCGGAACACAAAAAGTATGTTGCAGGTATCATGGGTTCAGCTGCGCTGACCTCGTTCTTGACAGGGATCACAGAACCACTTGAATTCTCGTTCCTGTTTGTAGCACCAATCCTGTTTGCAGTACACTGTATCTTTGCAGGTTTGTCTTTCATGACCATGCAAATTCTCGGTGTCAAGATCGGTATGACCTTCTCCGGTGGGTTCATTGACTTCCTGATCTTTGGTATTATTCCGAACCGTACACCTTGGTGGGACGTTATTATTGTCGGATTGATTCTTGCGGTAATCTATTACTTCGGTTTCCGGTTTATCATCCGCAAATTCAATCTCAAAACACCAGGACGTGAAGATGCAACACCTGAAAACGAATCTGGCGGAGGCTCCGGTTCAACGGATGACCTGCCTCATAACATTCTCGAAGCTTTTGGTGGCAAAGAGAATATCAAACATCTGGACGCTTGTATTACTCGTTTGCGGATTGAAGTTAATGAGAAATCCAATGTGAAAAAAGATCGTTTGAAACAATTGGGTGCATCTGGTGTGCTTGAAGTGGGTAATAATGTTCAAGCTATCTTCGGAACACGTTCCGACACGATCAAATCTCAAATGCAGGATATCATTGCAGGACGAACACCAGCACCGACGCCAGTCGCTGCCAAACCAACTCCTGAAGAGGAGAAGGAACAAGGTGAGCAAGGCGAGCGTATCGTTGCTGAGGACATCGTAATGCCAGTCAATGGTGAGTTGATGGACATTACGAATGTACCTGATCCAGTGTTTGCTGAGAAAATGACAGGTGATGGTTTCGCAATTTTGCCACATGACGGCACGATAACTTCTCCTGTGTATGGTAAAGTGTTTAATGTATTTCCAAGCAAACATGCCGTGGGCATCATGTCCGACGGAGGCAAGGAAGTGCTTGTTCATATAGGTGTCAATACGGTGAAGCTGAAAGGTCAAGGCTTTAACGTACTGGTACAGGAAGGTGATCTGGTATCGGCGGGTCAGCCGATTATGGAAGTGGATCTGGAGTATGTCAAAGCAAACGCTCCATCCATCATTTCTCCAGTTATCTTCACCAACCTGCCAGAGGGCTCCACGGTAACCCTGAAGAAGAGTGGAGTGCTGAAAGTTGGCGATCAGCCAATCATTGAGATAAAATAA
- a CDS encoding HPr family phosphocarrier protein has translation MQQTFRITDEDGIHARPATALVNTANKFKGAESFAEANGKKVTLKSILGVLSLGLEQGDTISIIVEGEGEAEALQALTDVMVNEGLGEINA, from the coding sequence ATGCAACAAACATTCAGAATTACAGACGAAGATGGTATCCACGCACGTCCGGCGACAGCCCTGGTTAATACAGCAAACAAATTCAAAGGTGCAGAATCCTTTGCAGAAGCTAACGGTAAAAAAGTAACTTTGAAATCCATCCTGGGTGTTCTTTCCCTCGGATTGGAACAAGGCGACACCATCAGCATCATCGTTGAGGGTGAAGGCGAAGCTGAAGCTCTTCAGGCTTTGACTGACGTTATGGTTAACGAAGGGTTGGGCGAAATTAATGCTTAA